A stretch of the Microcella sp. genome encodes the following:
- a CDS encoding acyl-CoA dehydrogenase family protein: MLLTTLLDDHLDAEAADVLGYWSDLLEEIGGPRLGPDETPEFLTMSQTLAVIRDQGWLDFALDGDTQSLLYFEAIKRLHRRDLPLPVPIVEIWSAMRLLRRLNTPQANEILESCVVGESIPVLAVASAFEPGDSGWVPFGADVTVILAIDSRDGLDFEAIRPGVGDRVPANDPDPTLAAVKVTGAGESLGGLDGPESDRFRAELLVAQSAAIAGQSQALLESTMAYVSAREQFGVPVGSFQALRHRSADLATDVYAAQQMSIHAADQLPTHGEPSALGHLAKAFVGSAGLRMGSEAIQLHGGMGFTWEGGVHFGFKRIQHHAMTGPTVGQCEEWLGRWAVDAPATLWAGGLDEAEGDAR; this comes from the coding sequence ATGCTCCTCACGACCTTGCTTGACGACCATCTCGATGCTGAGGCGGCAGACGTGCTCGGCTACTGGTCCGACTTGCTCGAGGAGATCGGTGGTCCTCGTCTTGGACCAGACGAAACGCCCGAGTTTCTCACGATGAGCCAGACACTTGCAGTCATTCGAGACCAAGGTTGGCTGGATTTCGCCCTCGACGGCGACACCCAATCCTTACTGTACTTCGAGGCCATCAAGCGACTTCACCGCCGCGACCTGCCCCTGCCCGTTCCGATCGTTGAGATCTGGAGCGCCATGCGGTTGCTCCGTCGACTCAATACCCCCCAGGCGAATGAAATCCTCGAGTCGTGTGTCGTCGGTGAGAGCATTCCGGTACTGGCAGTCGCCTCTGCGTTCGAGCCGGGAGACAGCGGCTGGGTTCCCTTCGGTGCCGATGTCACGGTGATTCTGGCGATCGACAGCCGTGACGGCCTCGACTTCGAAGCGATCAGGCCGGGCGTGGGTGACCGAGTGCCGGCCAACGACCCAGACCCCACTCTGGCGGCTGTAAAGGTCACCGGTGCTGGCGAATCGCTCGGAGGACTCGACGGACCGGAGAGCGATCGGTTCCGCGCCGAACTCCTTGTCGCACAGTCCGCTGCGATCGCTGGACAGTCACAAGCGTTGCTCGAGTCGACGATGGCCTACGTCAGCGCGCGAGAGCAGTTCGGGGTGCCAGTCGGCTCGTTCCAGGCACTTCGACACCGGTCCGCAGACCTCGCGACCGATGTCTATGCCGCCCAGCAGATGAGTATCCATGCCGCTGATCAACTCCCCACTCATGGCGAGCCGTCTGCGCTCGGCCACTTGGCGAAAGCCTTTGTGGGAAGCGCCGGACTGCGCATGGGGAGTGAAGCGATTCAGCTCCATGGCGGTATGGGATTCACCTGGGAAGGCGGGGTGCACTTCGGATTCAAGCGAATCCAGCATCATGCGATGACCGGACCCACGGTCGGCCAGTGCGAAGAATGGCTTGGTCGGTGGGCAGTGGATGCCCCCGCCACTCTGTGGGCAGGCGGCCTCGATGAGGCAGAAGGCGATGCAAGATGA
- a CDS encoding acetyl-CoA carboxylase biotin carboxyl carrier protein, with protein sequence MNEQEDHSLNNSIELSDITAIIDLLKASGWREARLRFGDFELQLSDSGVGLGVAQSAPAPVASTTPAAVSPPTVSESSTAAPITASAHEHIVRAKSLGVFWRAPQPGAPSFVEVGDEVEPDSPLAIVEVMKMMTRVEPGVRGTVTGIHVENGQVVEFDQPLLTIAML encoded by the coding sequence ATGAACGAACAGGAAGACCACTCCTTGAACAACAGTATTGAGTTGAGCGACATCACGGCAATTATCGACCTGTTGAAAGCATCGGGCTGGCGTGAGGCGCGATTGCGGTTCGGCGACTTCGAGTTGCAGCTCTCGGATTCCGGAGTCGGGCTGGGCGTTGCGCAATCTGCCCCCGCACCAGTAGCGTCGACGACTCCCGCCGCTGTCTCTCCACCGACCGTCTCAGAGTCGTCGACGGCCGCCCCGATCACTGCTTCGGCACATGAGCACATCGTGCGGGCGAAGTCTCTTGGAGTGTTCTGGAGAGCTCCGCAGCCGGGGGCTCCCTCGTTCGTCGAGGTCGGGGACGAGGTTGAGCCCGACTCTCCACTGGCGATCGTTGAAGTCATGAAGATGATGACTCGCGTCGAGCCCGGCGTTCGGGGTACTGTCACCGGAATCCACGTCGAAAACGGCCAGGTCGTGGAATTCGATCAGCCGCTCCTCACTATTGCGATGCTCTGA